TTTCATCGGCCAGCGCGCTTTCATCGACCAGAGCTCCCCGCCCTACGTTGACGAAGACACCATCATCGGGAAGCAGGGCGAACATCTCGGCGGTGACGCTATGCCGGGATTGCTCGGTGAGTGACTCACATTCGATAAGGATTTCACTGTTCGCGAAAAGATCCGACAAGCTGCCATAAGGTTGCACACCAAACTCGTGCATTAAATCATCGGGTACCCCCTGCGAATACGCGCCAATAGTGACATCGTAGGGTTGTAGTAATTCGGTGATTTTCTGGGCCACATTGCCAAAGCCATGTAAGCCTACTTTTTTTCGGGCAAGTGACTGAGTCTTCAGGGCCAGCTTAGACGATTCATAATCTTTTTGGGGCTTCCGTAGTACTTGTTGCCAACGAGGCAGCGCCCGCAAACACGCTAAAACCAGCAAAATGGCATGCTCTGCCACAGACATACTCGCTAAGGTTCCCCAGTTGCTGACCACGATGCCTTTTTTGAATGCCAGCTCGGGCACAAGCTTACGGACAGTCCCAGTAAGGTGACAGATATACTCTACGCCGAACCAGTCGCTCTGAACCATGGACTCAGTGACAGGGGGCGTGGTCCATCCGGTCACAAGTATCGTAGGATTGTGGAGCTTTAGCAGCTCC
This genomic interval from Ruficoccus sp. ZRK36 contains the following:
- a CDS encoding NAD(P)-dependent oxidoreductase, producing the protein MVQSDWFGVEYICHLTGTVRKLVPELAFKKGIVVSNWGTLASMSVAEHAILLVLACLRALPRWQQVLRKPQKDYESSKLALKTQSLARKKVGLHGFGNVAQKITELLQPYDVTIGAYSQGVPDDLMHEFGVQPYGSLSDLFANSEILIECESLTEQSRHSVTAEMFALLPDDGVFVNVGRGALVDESALADEIRRGRIRLGTDVFAREPLPPDSEFHELEGAVFSPHIAGPTQDLYKDCGRLALENIQNYTHQLPLKAIVTLESYLRST